tcacaataaaaagtaatactcttagcataaaaagtaatatttttatatggatgacccaaataagagatctgtctcataaaatactactcgtgagaccgtcttacacaagtttttgtcttttttttttttagtatttcaGAATATAACCATTTGATAACTTATTATATATGTCTTTTTCGCTATATAAAACCAAATAGTCATTTAACTATTTCTCACTAATTATGCTCCGAAATTGATTCTTCTCAAtctttattgctgaaaatgcTCTCTTTAATGTGTCAGTTGAAACCGCGCAAGAGCATGATTgaatgaatattatttattttttaaatttatttttaaaatatagataaaaaaatcattttttaatttataaaatttgatggaATGAGTGTTTTTTAAACGtttgctaaaaaaaatatttgaagtgcTTTTTCAATTGAAAAGCTCTTTAAAAGCTTCAAATCGAAGCTTTCAAAAAACACTAATTTTAGCTTAGTTAAATACTTTTTAAAGCACAAAAAACCTCATCcaaacacacatatataaaattataaaagcactttttttaattaaaaaaacatactTTTTTCTTAATCTATAATTTTTAGTCCAAACGGACTCTAAGTCTTGAAAAATGTACAACTATTTTCTGAACGAAATAAATAAAACCAAGATAGGAATTTTGCTGTAAAATTAACTTttccaatgatttttttttaaaatctatgtGAAAAGtaaatatatctatatatgTGAGATGGATTGAATATATTCTTTTGGAATAAATAAGAAGATCAATTGAagaatttaagaaataaaataaaatatttatggcatatttgttcatgttttcgaaaatatttcctcaataaataaattagggaaTCTGTGTGGTTGGCCATAAAAGTGCGACTTTCGAATCATGATATGgaacttttaataattaaaagtaaGTAGTTAAAACTTAGTCAGAggtataaataaatgaataatgcatgtgtatatatatatatatacacacacaaatcATTAATGCagtagtaaatatataaatcaaggAAGACTTAGCTGTTACACATGTATATGTTGGAAAGTCGTTTTCACAGATCACAAGCGAAAACACACAACTCGAAATATGCCATCAATTATCATTACACTGTCTTCCTCTTAGAAATTATATATTTCCACTCAAAATAGGTACGTTTAGTCAACTTCCTACCTACCTACATAACTAGAAGACTTGGACGTGCTTCTTAAATCAATCCACTATTTTCATTTGTATaattaggtgtaaaaagatcaGCAAactaccaaaaaaaaatttttttatctcgaCCAATCAATTAAATTTGTTGAGGTAAATTTTTTTGGATCAAATATATTGTTTATTAGGGATCCTGGAATTTTAAGCAAGGAGGGTTTGGATTCTGATGCCTCTGTTGTATTAGATTAGATATCTTGAAAATTAAGTAAGTCTTGGATATTGTTGTTGCCATTCAATTTCCAATTCTTGTATGCCAAATTTTATCAGTTGAAACCGTATGGCATGTCCGTAACGCTTTTACCATTTCTTCCAATAATAATTGACTTGCAAAGTAGCAGGTGaacgattttattatttaatgtcATTTACCAAGTCCATGGTTTTATACAACGTAGTTGCTTCAGTAAGTGCCCAATCTCCacttttcatttttaatcattttcttgAATTAATATCCCAACTTCCATCAATTTCCAAGTCCTTTCAATGTGATTGAACTCTTCTTATAATCATAAATGATTGATCttctatataattttttcccaaaaaaatttcttgaaatgaAGGCTCAAATCCCTTCCTGGTTTACTAGGTTCCTTCATCTTGTGTTCGCAATAAAATTCTTTGTTATATTCCAAGCCCCTAATGGATCCAGCAACCCCCAACAACTCTACAACACTTGCAGCAATACATTCAACTGCGGTACAATCAACGGAATCGGCTATCCTTTCCGGGATATTTACGATCCTCCCTATTGTGGCCACCCGAGCTTCATCCTCAGCTGTGATTCAACCAATGTAACAAGAATCTACCTCATGAGCACAATGTATCAGGTTCTGGAAATAAATCAAGCCGCTCAAATCATGCGAGTCGTGAGAGACGACATCATGATGGGAACTTGCCCACAAGTAATGGTTAACACCCCTTTAGACTACACCGTCTTTGGTTACGCATCCACGTATAAGAATTACACGTTCTTGTACGGTTGCCCGGCCTCGAAATATCCGTATTACAACCCTCTTTCTTGTTGGAGCGGCGGATCAAATGACGGTGATTTTGTAAACGTGTATCTGCTGCCCGGAAATCTGGGCCCTGGAAAGTGTAATACTAGTGTCGTAGTTCTAGGGCCTGGAAACGAGGACGTTGAAAATGGGAATTCAACAGGGTTGGTTGAAGTACTCCGAGAGGGATTCCAGATTAACTGGAAACTTGATAGCCAAGCTTGTCTTGCGTGTACTGAATCCAAGGGAAGATGTGGATTcaatatagaaaataatcagaCGGGCTGCTTTTGCCCTGGTCCTCCATATTTGGCTGACACTTGCTCAATATTCGCTAATGGATCATCGCCTATTCCCGGATCGTCTCCATCTCCGTCTCCGTCTCCGGGTACGCATAATGCCTTCTTCTTGCTTGGAATTACATATGTTTTACTGCATCTTACGCAATCACTTCATTTCATTGCACAAAATTGTGAGCTATATAAGATTTTTAGACAGCTTTTTACAGTTAACACCAAGTATTTTGAAATTACTCTAATCAAGATGCATGTTTTTTCAAAAACCTGTTGGTTCTGTATGTGttcatttgatttgatatataacttataattttttactattttgaTCAGACTGTTGATGTGACATTAGAATTCACTCAGCATATTTAGATTTAGCACTTCTACGAAATTGGACTCAAAATTAGCATattaaaccaaaatttgaaattttagtatgcttataaaacccaaaataaacaaaatttataaaccAAAAAACTATATttccaaaataaattataattgttAGGTCAGTCCACCAACCTCATATCAGAGTTGGTTTACTCGCACCAAATTTAGACTCATTCAATGGCAGTTGAGGCGCATTCCTTGAAAAAGTATTCTGCTATCCCTTAGCGAATTAGCCGAAAACAGctaacaaaaacttgtgtgacacCAAGAATTAATATGTGACGTTGGAAATAAGTAAGATTCCATCCTATCTTCTTTCCGCAGATTGGGTTTATTTCGAATTCGAATCTGGAAGCAAGAATCGATAACGAACCCGTAATATAAGCTCTGATTAGAAGATAATTTGTACAATGATCATACTTCTCAtcaatttcatttattttgatTGATCTTCAATGACTTAACCCAACAATATTCATCCCAATAATTACATTCTTTGCTATCAATGGACCTCGATCTCGTAATAACCTAGGATCTGATACCAATTATAAGACCGAATGTTTGTCGAATTAGTACGGGtga
This Primulina huaijiensis isolate GDHJ02 unplaced genomic scaffold, ASM1229523v2 scaffold207880, whole genome shotgun sequence DNA region includes the following protein-coding sequences:
- the LOC140966758 gene encoding LEAF RUST 10 DISEASE-RESISTANCEUS RECEPTOR-LIKE PROTEIN KINASE-like 2.4, which codes for MIDLLYNFFPKKFLEMKAQIPSWFTRFLHLVFAIKFFVIFQAPNGSSNPQQLYNTCSNTFNCGTINGIGYPFRDIYDPPYCGHPSFILSCDSTNVTRIYLMSTMYQVLEINQAAQIMRVVRDDIMMGTCPQVMVNTPLDYTVFGYASTYKNYTFLYGCPASKYPYYNPLSCWSGGSNDGDFVNVYLLPGNLGPGKCNTSVVVLGPGNEDVENGNSTGLVEVLREGFQINWKLDSQACLACTESKGRCGFNIENNQTGCFCPGPPYLADTCSIFANGSSPIPGSSPSPSPSPGTHNAFFLLGITYVLLHLTQSLHFIAQNCELYKIFRQLFTVNTKYFEITLIKMHVFSKTCWFCMCSFDLIYNL